A single region of the Mechercharimyces sp. CAU 1602 genome encodes:
- a CDS encoding IreB family regulatory phosphoprotein produces the protein MEKTMKFHFRGEEPEGSPRDVLFTVYDALIEKGYDPIDQIVGYLLSGDPAYIPRHKNARATIRKLERDELIEEIVKEYLKRS, from the coding sequence ATGGAAAAAACCATGAAATTTCACTTCCGTGGTGAGGAACCGGAAGGCAGTCCAAGAGATGTCTTATTCACTGTATATGACGCTTTGATCGAAAAGGGGTATGATCCGATTGATCAAATCGTAGGGTATCTGCTGTCCGGAGATCCGGCTTATATTCCGCGCCATAAGAATGCTCGTGCTACCATTCGCAAATTGGAGCGGGATGAACTGATCGAAGAGATTGTAAAAGAATACCTGAAGCGTTCATAA
- the ruvX gene encoding Holliday junction resolvase RuvX gives MEQVRILALDIGEKRVGVAISDPMGWTAQGLEVVQRAPDDQWLERIQQVITDYEVEKIVIGLPRNMDGTIGPRGEACKELGEHVQQRFQLPVVMWDERLSTVAVERTLISADMSRKKRKKVVDQLAASWILQGYLDAQRGSLHD, from the coding sequence ATGGAACAAGTAAGAATCCTAGCTCTAGATATAGGAGAAAAGCGTGTTGGAGTAGCAATCAGTGATCCGATGGGCTGGACAGCACAAGGGCTGGAAGTGGTACAGCGGGCACCCGATGACCAGTGGTTAGAACGGATTCAACAAGTGATTACAGATTATGAAGTTGAAAAGATAGTGATCGGTCTTCCACGCAATATGGATGGCACGATCGGTCCGCGTGGAGAGGCATGCAAGGAGTTAGGAGAACATGTGCAACAACGTTTTCAACTCCCTGTTGTAATGTGGGATGAGCGCCTCTCTACCGTTGCGGTAGAGAGAACACTGATCTCTGCAGATATGAGTCGAAAGAAGAGAAAAAAAGTGGTTGATCAATTGGCTGCTTCATGGATACTGCAAGGATACTTAGATGCCCAGAGGGGGAGTTTACATGACTGA
- a CDS encoding DUF1292 domain-containing protein, translated as MTDHSPEKGTEYVVIPKEDGEEERFEILFTFEHDENGNNYMVVVPEEENEGESQDVFAFRYEEDGENLELFLIEDDKEWDMVEEVFNTIMEESDEGLED; from the coding sequence ATGACTGATCATAGTCCGGAAAAAGGGACTGAGTACGTAGTAATACCAAAAGAAGATGGTGAAGAGGAACGGTTTGAAATTTTATTCACCTTCGAACATGATGAAAATGGGAATAATTATATGGTTGTAGTACCAGAAGAAGAAAATGAGGGAGAGTCACAGGACGTATTTGCGTTTCGCTACGAAGAAGATGGCGAGAACCTCGAATTGTTTTTAATCGAAGACGATAAAGAATGGGATATGGTAGAAGAGGTATTTAACACCATAATGGAAGAGTCTGACGAAGGTCTTGAGGACTAA
- a CDS encoding DUF1292 domain-containing protein, with product MRTNFKPSGKRCDHLRQKYGSPLLLSDYASQEEDQHMHLLDEIEVDNKHYAVMQPLGGRDGYLFFVDHQQESLHLHHIEDEGEWEQIAEVVDEMLCYDEYSSK from the coding sequence TTGAGGACTAACTTTAAGCCATCGGGGAAACGATGTGATCATTTACGACAAAAGTATGGTTCACCATTGTTGTTAAGTGATTATGCTAGCCAAGAGGAAGATCAGCATATGCATTTGTTAGATGAGATCGAAGTGGACAATAAACATTATGCTGTGATGCAACCGCTTGGAGGAAGGGATGGCTATCTTTTCTTTGTTGATCATCAGCAGGAGAGTTTACACCTTCACCACATCGAAGATGAGGGGGAGTGGGAGCAGATTGCTGAGGTTGTGGATGAGATGCTATGCTACGATGAATATTCTTCAAAATAA
- the mltG gene encoding endolytic transglycosylase MltG, producing the protein MKWVIRLLLLVILLASWLILLYLYVDHTLGAPPRSESMLLEIPAGSSNEEIGSILKQHQLIRDDLFFRPYTYVKGNARGLKAGVYEIPADADLEKVLEILTAGKESSQSITIPEGYTVEQMADKVKELGIERDEFLMEVNKRDYDFTFVDQIPDSKEREYVLEGYLYPSTYYLPKNEISARKLIEMMLTQFNQHLKENEVALQKREISVDEWVRIASITEKETMVEAEFPMVTGVIFNRLQSGKLLQVDATIQYALRDTKARLTYDDLKVESPYNTYKHEGLPPGPISNPGKVALEAAANPKKHDYIYYVTKKDGTQEHYFARTYDEHLQNKSKSEKNAANTTSSNE; encoded by the coding sequence ATGAAGTGGGTGATCCGACTTCTACTACTAGTGATACTGCTAGCCTCTTGGCTCATTTTGCTCTATCTATATGTGGATCATACATTGGGAGCTCCGCCTCGCAGCGAATCAATGTTGTTAGAAATCCCTGCAGGTAGTTCCAATGAGGAGATAGGTAGTATCCTGAAACAACATCAGTTAATTCGTGACGATCTCTTCTTTCGTCCCTATACGTACGTGAAGGGAAATGCAAGAGGACTGAAAGCTGGCGTGTATGAAATTCCGGCGGATGCAGATTTGGAAAAGGTTTTAGAAATATTAACAGCGGGGAAAGAAAGTAGCCAATCTATCACCATTCCAGAAGGATATACGGTGGAGCAAATGGCAGACAAGGTAAAAGAGTTAGGTATTGAGCGTGATGAGTTTCTTATGGAAGTGAACAAACGTGATTACGATTTTACATTTGTTGATCAAATTCCAGACTCAAAAGAACGAGAATATGTATTGGAAGGGTACTTATATCCAAGCACATATTACTTACCAAAAAATGAAATTTCAGCTCGTAAGTTGATCGAAATGATGTTAACTCAATTTAACCAACATCTAAAAGAGAACGAAGTAGCACTACAAAAAAGAGAGATCAGTGTGGATGAATGGGTACGTATTGCCTCTATTACGGAAAAGGAAACGATGGTGGAAGCAGAGTTTCCGATGGTGACGGGGGTTATATTTAATCGTCTTCAAAGTGGAAAATTATTACAAGTGGATGCGACCATTCAGTATGCGTTAAGGGATACGAAAGCAAGATTAACGTATGATGATCTTAAAGTGGAAAGTCCTTATAACACATATAAACATGAAGGGCTGCCGCCAGGTCCCATCTCCAATCCTGGGAAAGTAGCATTAGAAGCAGCAGCTAATCCTAAGAAACATGATTATATTTACTATGTGACGAAGAAAGACGGCACGCAGGAGCATTACTTTGCTCGAACTTATGATGAACATCTTCAAAATAAGTCGAAGAGCGAAAAGAACGCAGCTAATACCACCAGTAGCAATGAATAA
- a CDS encoding amidase domain-containing protein: protein MNKKIALFALAGLLAIIAGFFGTQQLLAGIGSSSTAVESKKSEEKKEVAHTTPDDSLDLEKLNQTPDELVNELETYEEMPQSKEEVVSKNEQAIQTVKTIAQEKKVKVKADIDDAEFRDFIYGQAVNSALPEKDLERVQQLAIVMDLYENKFKNEQIKKLKEKLESGKKLNKKELEELSALLPNRIGLEMKKEGIPTKDLPADEAIENNDGNNNDGNNNNEESTEEENNSNEGNTEEESNNNNDGNTEEEPNNNNGGTSEEETGSEEGTENEVPSTETPVEDPPQDAPETNDTDGYDEIAARDYAYEWWDKRNNEDYGYLYRLYGCTGDGIDCWYDCTNFVSQVIHEGGIGFVKDDPNIPDWYYNDTKPSTSWYYVDHLYRHMVARAEAKDYDQLKVGDIVIGDLADDGDYEHAAFVSKVQKRWGQKYVYVTQHTSDKKDEKLWKWYGWGYQPYGFDVHSMVD from the coding sequence GTGAATAAAAAGATTGCATTATTCGCGCTGGCTGGTCTATTGGCAATTATAGCTGGCTTTTTTGGCACTCAGCAGCTATTAGCCGGAATTGGTTCCAGTTCTACAGCAGTAGAGTCGAAAAAATCTGAAGAAAAGAAAGAAGTAGCACACACAACTCCTGACGATTCTCTCGACTTGGAAAAACTTAACCAAACTCCTGATGAATTAGTTAATGAGTTAGAAACGTACGAAGAAATGCCCCAAAGTAAAGAAGAAGTGGTCTCCAAAAATGAACAAGCGATTCAAACAGTTAAGACAATAGCTCAAGAGAAAAAAGTGAAGGTAAAAGCAGATATCGATGATGCTGAATTCCGTGATTTTATTTACGGCCAAGCTGTTAACTCCGCTCTTCCAGAGAAGGATCTAGAACGTGTACAGCAGTTAGCGATCGTTATGGACTTATATGAAAACAAATTTAAAAATGAACAAATCAAGAAGCTAAAAGAGAAGCTTGAATCTGGCAAAAAACTAAATAAGAAAGAATTGGAAGAACTAAGTGCACTTCTACCTAATCGTATTGGTTTAGAGATGAAAAAAGAAGGTATTCCTACAAAAGATTTGCCAGCTGATGAAGCCATAGAAAACAATGATGGCAATAATAATGATGGCAACAACAATAATGAAGAGAGTACTGAAGAAGAAAACAACAGCAATGAAGGCAACACCGAAGAGGAAAGCAACAATAATAACGATGGCAACACCGAAGAAGAACCAAATAATAACAATGGTGGTACCAGTGAAGAAGAGACTGGTAGTGAAGAAGGTACCGAAAATGAAGTGCCTTCGACTGAAACACCAGTAGAAGACCCTCCTCAAGATGCACCTGAAACCAATGATACCGATGGTTATGATGAAATCGCTGCGCGTGACTATGCTTACGAATGGTGGGATAAGCGCAACAACGAAGATTACGGCTATCTCTACAGATTATATGGCTGTACAGGTGATGGTATCGATTGCTGGTACGATTGCACCAACTTTGTTTCCCAAGTAATTCATGAAGGCGGAATCGGATTTGTAAAAGATGATCCAAACATTCCTGACTGGTATTACAATGATACTAAACCTTCTACTTCCTGGTATTATGTCGATCATCTCTATCGCCACATGGTTGCGCGGGCGGAGGCCAAAGATTATGATCAACTTAAAGTTGGCGATATCGTCATTGGCGACTTAGCCGACGATGGAGACTATGAGCATGCGGCCTTTGTATCTAAAGTACAAAAACGTTGGGGACAAAAGTATGTCTATGTTACTCAGCATACCTCAGATAAAAAAGATGAGAAACTTTGGAAATGGTATGGTTGGGGATATCAACCTTATGGATTTGATGTTCACTCCATGGTCGACTAA
- a CDS encoding sulfotransferase family protein has translation MRRTLIFSHIPKTGGSTLTQILKKKMGRSNSLHYPAHEKAHLLKKLSPAYKRRIHFVYGHCRFGCHRYFRSPYTYITLLRDPIDRVISTYYFIRSQPQNPHYEIAQSLTLEQYVNWHDPNITQQITNHQTRFLSGKSEPCLMLAKKHLQTHYLLVGLTERYVETVFLLHKKCNWKLSSYTKENVNHTRPPRSAVPQSIIDKIVALNQLDLQLYQYAQSRFEQQLQQLSLAHQEKLQQYKKHIQLLSST, from the coding sequence ATGAGACGAACATTGATTTTTTCCCATATCCCCAAAACAGGTGGATCCACTCTCACACAAATTCTCAAAAAAAAGATGGGTCGCTCTAACAGTCTCCATTACCCTGCACATGAAAAAGCGCATCTACTAAAAAAACTGTCTCCTGCATATAAGCGTCGAATTCATTTCGTCTATGGGCATTGTCGCTTTGGTTGTCATCGTTATTTTCGTTCACCCTATACGTACATCACACTTCTACGTGACCCTATTGATCGCGTCATTTCTACCTACTATTTTATCCGTAGTCAGCCACAAAATCCCCATTATGAAATTGCGCAGTCATTAACATTGGAGCAATACGTAAATTGGCATGATCCAAATATTACTCAACAAATTACAAATCATCAAACTCGCTTTCTGAGCGGAAAATCGGAACCTTGCTTAATGTTAGCGAAAAAACATTTACAAACACACTATCTACTTGTCGGTTTAACTGAGCGTTATGTAGAAACCGTTTTTCTACTCCATAAGAAGTGTAATTGGAAGTTGTCGTCCTATACAAAGGAAAACGTAAACCACACAAGGCCACCACGCTCAGCGGTTCCACAATCCATTATTGATAAAATTGTAGCATTAAATCAGTTAGATCTTCAGCTTTATCAATATGCACAAAGTAGATTTGAGCAACAGTTGCAACAGCTATCTCTTGCCCATCAAGAGAAGCTCCAACAATATAAAAAACATATCCAACTACTTTCTTCCACATAA
- a CDS encoding NCS2 family permease, with protein MKYFQLEHHQSTLKTEVLAGMTSYFTIVYIVVVNATILADAGIPLTAGVIATILTSLVGCLLMAFWANAPIILVPGMGVNALFTYTIVQSMGLSWQSALMAVFISGILFMITAFTRLSRLLAVAVPTSLKDSITVGIGLFLTFIGLQKGGLITSNSTTFVTLGELSAPSTLLTVFSLVLTIFLFVRQVRGHFLIAIVVTTLLSILLGIQPSEVSAVPSLSWSEYSTVFASFSIAQIQDLTFWVATFSLTMVLVFENMGLIYGLLGEQGQKFGRAYQANAISAMTAGLFGTSPTVSTVESAAGIASGGRTGLTALTTGLMFLLVIPFISYIHLIPDAAIAPILIVIGGLMLQHVKNIPFDDLSEGFPAFLIIVLIPFTYSITDGIAFGFIAYPLIKVAMGKGKEISLPLYIIAGMFIAYFLLHVI; from the coding sequence GTGAAGTATTTTCAGTTGGAACATCATCAGTCGACTCTCAAAACGGAAGTGTTGGCTGGGATGACATCCTACTTTACGATTGTATACATTGTGGTGGTAAATGCGACAATTCTTGCAGATGCAGGAATCCCGTTGACTGCGGGTGTGATCGCCACGATTTTGACCTCACTAGTCGGTTGTTTGTTGATGGCTTTTTGGGCTAATGCACCCATTATTTTAGTTCCAGGTATGGGAGTAAATGCGTTATTCACCTATACGATTGTTCAGTCGATGGGATTATCGTGGCAGTCTGCTTTGATGGCCGTATTTATCTCCGGAATCCTGTTTATGATAACCGCATTTACTCGCTTAAGCAGGCTACTAGCGGTCGCGGTGCCCACATCACTTAAGGATAGTATTACAGTGGGGATTGGCTTGTTTCTCACCTTTATTGGGTTACAAAAAGGGGGATTGATCACGTCTAATTCCACTACATTTGTCACTTTGGGGGAATTAAGTGCTCCTTCTACCTTGTTAACCGTGTTTAGTTTAGTACTAACAATCTTTTTGTTTGTGCGTCAGGTACGTGGTCATTTTTTAATCGCGATTGTGGTAACAACACTTCTTTCGATCTTATTAGGGATTCAACCGAGTGAAGTGTCAGCGGTACCCTCATTATCGTGGTCAGAGTATAGTACGGTCTTTGCAAGCTTTTCGATAGCGCAAATTCAAGATCTTACCTTTTGGGTAGCTACATTTTCACTTACGATGGTTCTTGTATTTGAAAACATGGGGTTAATATATGGTTTATTAGGTGAACAGGGTCAGAAATTTGGACGCGCCTATCAAGCAAATGCAATATCTGCTATGACTGCTGGATTATTCGGCACAAGCCCAACAGTCTCAACGGTGGAGAGTGCGGCTGGTATCGCATCAGGAGGACGGACGGGACTTACCGCTTTAACGACAGGGCTGATGTTTCTGCTCGTTATTCCCTTTATTTCCTATATTCATTTGATACCTGATGCAGCGATTGCTCCCATTCTGATCGTGATTGGTGGATTGATGTTACAACATGTAAAAAATATCCCTTTTGATGACTTGTCGGAGGGTTTTCCCGCATTTCTTATCATTGTTTTGATTCCCTTTACGTACAGTATCACTGATGGAATCGCCTTTGGCTTTATTGCATATCCATTGATTAAAGTGGCGATGGGTAAGGGAAAGGAGATATCGCTTCCGCTCTATATTATTGCGGGGATGTTTATCGCCTATTTTTTACTTCATGTCATATAG
- a CDS encoding thioesterase family protein, with product MKHEYILTVRSTDVDMIGHVNNAKYLEYLEWARFDWLKQHGVTVESFRKWGIFPVVVNVNINYRKELLFDEEILITSYTKKMNTRSVVAHQIITNQAGDVIADADLTIVAIDGKKRKAITLPDDMKTMFEKTIVE from the coding sequence ATGAAACATGAGTATATATTAACGGTTCGTTCTACAGACGTGGATATGATCGGTCATGTGAACAATGCCAAATACTTAGAGTATCTGGAGTGGGCACGTTTTGATTGGTTGAAGCAGCACGGAGTGACAGTGGAGTCATTCCGTAAGTGGGGTATATTTCCAGTTGTAGTCAATGTAAACATTAACTATCGTAAAGAGTTGTTATTTGACGAGGAGATCTTGATTACGTCGTATACGAAAAAGATGAATACCCGCAGTGTAGTAGCACATCAGATTATCACCAACCAAGCTGGCGATGTAATAGCAGATGCGGATCTGACCATCGTTGCTATTGATGGTAAAAAACGCAAAGCGATCACTCTGCCTGATGATATGAAGACGATGTTTGAAAAGACGATCGTAGAATAG
- a CDS encoding penicillin-binding protein 2 — protein MSKRRSYGWVSFLTIFLVVIICRLSWLQLISTPSAAWLEQDIDLVSQAQDQQDREYVIDSGRGDIWDRRGRVLSGEPDWRLVVFPMTDEQVQHHRTPLEQIGVLISYPQEEWMKWVSENNQPQAVRLPSDSDPIALAEEIVQEIKELHVPGVYVLKADDRLNSKRLARQVLGQVVRSPSLVQAKHQEELDNGQYHLQSLIGVRGLEASFEPILHGGKERSLQYIVDGKGQSVNGLEAKEKVWLAEEPHSPQQVYTSLDRDIQEVVERTLEKEQIAEGAVVVQEIKSGDIVGMGSRPAVDETVLNEEINPWDNRAVMEATPGSIFKTVIAVAALDTGLVRLEDRFHCKGDLGRYGLTDSKHGELSFAEGYAKSCNIVFAQLAEQLGADEIEKYAEKLGLGQPILWRGNFYHEKEFQQLPGEQKGLIFASQTAKHEKGVLAQTGIGQRDVKMTPVQAVNMVSALFHGGQTITPRVVREVRTIDGETSFAFPRQALKTEEPISKTALQQVQTLMKDVVQTGTGMALKEATWSLAGKTGTAQIGVDKDRYNKWFVGYGPTDSPRYAVSVVVNSVEESDDPRHLRVFKEVMDQIAQLEKKWVEAEKKVKQAEAKKKDSLGKEKGEE, from the coding sequence ATGAGCAAGCGTCGCAGCTATGGCTGGGTATCGTTTTTAACTATATTTCTAGTGGTGATCATTTGTCGTCTGTCATGGTTACAATTAATCTCTACACCGTCAGCGGCATGGTTGGAGCAGGATATTGATCTGGTATCACAGGCACAAGATCAACAGGATCGGGAGTATGTGATAGACAGTGGAAGGGGAGATATTTGGGATCGACGGGGAAGGGTGCTTTCAGGTGAGCCCGACTGGCGCCTGGTGGTCTTTCCTATGACCGATGAGCAAGTGCAGCATCATCGGACACCGTTGGAACAGATCGGAGTCCTTATTTCCTATCCGCAAGAGGAGTGGATGAAGTGGGTAAGTGAAAATAATCAACCGCAAGCGGTTCGTCTACCCAGTGACAGCGATCCAATCGCTCTGGCTGAAGAGATAGTACAAGAGATTAAGGAACTTCATGTTCCAGGTGTGTATGTATTAAAAGCAGATGATCGTCTCAATTCCAAGAGATTGGCACGTCAAGTGTTAGGGCAAGTGGTGCGAAGCCCTTCTCTAGTACAGGCAAAACATCAAGAGGAATTAGATAATGGACAGTATCACCTCCAATCTCTAATTGGGGTCAGGGGATTAGAAGCTAGCTTTGAGCCAATTCTTCATGGAGGAAAGGAACGTTCACTTCAGTATATAGTGGATGGCAAAGGTCAGTCAGTAAACGGGTTAGAAGCAAAAGAGAAGGTGTGGCTAGCAGAGGAACCCCACTCCCCTCAGCAAGTGTATACTTCGCTCGATCGCGATATCCAAGAAGTGGTGGAAAGAACCCTAGAGAAAGAACAGATAGCAGAAGGTGCTGTAGTGGTGCAAGAGATCAAAAGTGGGGATATTGTAGGGATGGGGAGCCGTCCGGCTGTGGATGAGACTGTTTTAAATGAGGAGATCAACCCGTGGGATAACCGGGCAGTTATGGAGGCAACACCAGGTTCCATCTTTAAGACCGTGATCGCAGTTGCTGCGCTGGATACTGGGTTGGTACGTTTGGAAGATCGCTTTCATTGCAAAGGAGATCTAGGGCGGTATGGATTGACGGATAGCAAGCATGGGGAGCTTTCTTTCGCGGAGGGCTATGCGAAGTCTTGTAATATTGTTTTCGCACAGTTGGCAGAGCAATTAGGTGCAGACGAGATCGAGAAGTATGCGGAAAAGTTGGGGTTGGGTCAACCGATTTTATGGCGGGGAAATTTTTATCATGAAAAGGAGTTTCAGCAACTCCCCGGGGAGCAGAAGGGGTTAATCTTTGCTTCACAGACGGCGAAGCATGAGAAAGGGGTGCTTGCACAGACAGGCATTGGACAGCGTGATGTAAAAATGACGCCGGTACAAGCTGTCAATATGGTGTCAGCTCTCTTTCATGGAGGACAGACGATTACCCCCCGTGTGGTACGTGAAGTGCGCACGATTGATGGTGAGACCTCATTTGCATTTCCTCGACAAGCCTTAAAAACGGAAGAGCCGATTTCTAAGACGGCACTACAACAAGTGCAGACTTTGATGAAAGACGTAGTACAGACAGGGACTGGTATGGCACTTAAGGAAGCAACATGGTCGCTTGCTGGGAAGACAGGGACGGCGCAAATCGGGGTGGATAAAGACCGTTATAACAAATGGTTTGTCGGCTATGGTCCAACTGATTCTCCACGTTATGCCGTATCTGTAGTGGTCAATTCAGTGGAAGAGAGCGATGATCCACGCCATCTGCGTGTATTTAAAGAGGTAATGGATCAGATTGCTCAGTTGGAGAAAAAGTGGGTAGAAGCAGAGAAGAAAGTGAAGCAAGCGGAAGCGAAGAAGAAAGATTCTCTCGGGAAAGAAAAAGGGGAGGAATAG
- a CDS encoding oxidoreductase, with the protein MSTLATRKSALIAGSTGLIGHHVMQTLIAHPQYKEVRVITRRPLPIEDPKVQVIQVDFAHLQDYKECFQVDEIYCCLGTTMKKAKTKEAFRQVDYKYPLQLAQLGKEMNTKRYLLVSSMGADPSSRFFYNQVKGELEQALEALHLPATHIFRPSLLLGKREEFRLGEEIGGLLAKGLGFAFQGPLKKYRPIQGETVAQAMVHTAQLDRTGTHHYLSNEIAEIVASEITNQ; encoded by the coding sequence ATGTCTACCCTGGCTACGAGGAAATCAGCATTAATTGCTGGATCTACAGGATTAATCGGTCATCACGTTATGCAGACTCTCATTGCACACCCTCAATACAAAGAGGTTAGGGTGATCACCAGACGCCCTCTGCCCATTGAAGATCCCAAAGTACAAGTTATCCAGGTTGATTTCGCCCACCTGCAAGATTATAAGGAATGCTTTCAAGTAGATGAAATCTACTGCTGTTTAGGAACCACTATGAAAAAGGCAAAAACAAAGGAAGCCTTTCGTCAGGTAGATTATAAGTATCCATTACAATTGGCTCAATTGGGGAAAGAGATGAACACAAAACGGTACCTGCTTGTCTCCTCTATGGGAGCGGATCCTTCCTCCCGCTTTTTTTATAATCAAGTAAAGGGGGAACTGGAACAGGCGCTCGAAGCATTGCATCTACCTGCCACTCATATTTTCCGCCCTTCGTTGCTTTTAGGAAAGCGGGAGGAATTCCGTCTGGGGGAAGAAATAGGTGGATTGCTTGCGAAGGGGCTTGGCTTTGCATTTCAAGGCCCCCTAAAGAAATATCGCCCTATCCAAGGCGAAACAGTTGCCCAAGCTATGGTACATACTGCACAACTAGATCGTACTGGCACTCACCACTATCTCTCCAATGAGATCGCAGAGATAGTGGCATCAGAAATAACCAACCAGTAA
- a CDS encoding DUF817 domain-containing protein — translation MRFLATFTYHQALSCLFPGAIFLILATSEMITIPGLYRYDFIFLLCILVQVLMITSKMETWDEVKVILLFHIIGLALELFKVQMGSWSYPEEAWSKIGGVPLYSGFMYASVASYLCQAWRRLHVDLHQWPFQMSTWLLGAAIYVNFFTHHFFYDLRWVLILWLLWHFRHTWVFFKVNDQKWRLPLTISFLLIGFFVWIAENIATFFGAWQYPHQEQGWSIVELGKISSWALLVIISFLIVAQLKFVKKSHYTSSPSVDETQHTI, via the coding sequence ATGCGGTTTCTTGCCACCTTCACCTATCATCAAGCACTGTCTTGCCTCTTTCCAGGTGCAATCTTTCTTATCTTGGCTACTTCAGAGATGATTACCATACCTGGTCTCTATCGCTATGACTTCATTTTCTTACTATGTATACTTGTACAAGTGCTCATGATCACCAGCAAAATGGAGACATGGGATGAAGTAAAAGTGATTCTTCTTTTTCACATCATTGGACTAGCATTGGAGTTATTCAAGGTACAGATGGGTTCTTGGTCTTATCCGGAGGAGGCATGGAGCAAAATCGGCGGTGTACCGCTTTATAGTGGTTTTATGTACGCCAGTGTTGCTAGTTACTTATGCCAAGCGTGGCGTCGCTTACACGTCGACCTACACCAATGGCCATTTCAAATGAGTACATGGCTACTTGGAGCTGCCATTTACGTAAATTTCTTTACCCATCACTTCTTTTATGACTTGCGTTGGGTTTTAATTCTATGGTTGCTATGGCATTTCCGTCACACCTGGGTTTTCTTTAAGGTAAATGATCAAAAATGGCGGCTACCTCTTACAATCTCTTTTTTACTGATCGGATTTTTCGTCTGGATCGCTGAGAATATTGCTACCTTCTTCGGAGCTTGGCAATACCCTCATCAAGAACAAGGATGGAGTATTGTAGAACTAGGGAAAATCAGTTCATGGGCTCTCCTTGTCATCATAAGCTTTTTGATAGTAGCGCAACTAAAATTTGTGAAGAAAAGTCACTATACGTCTTCACCTTCAGTAGATGAAACACAGCATACAATCTAG